The Theileria equi strain WA chromosome 2 map unlocalized gcontig_1105316255037, whole genome shotgun sequence genomic sequence TAGATTGGGTAGTACATATGGAACAAGGAGTAGTGTTTCAAGTAGTTTGGACTATGTGAACGATGCTTCCGTATCTCTCAAGGACACACCCAGCACGCCTTTGCCAAAAATTAACCATTTTGAGGATATCAGGAATAAAGAATCAATAATAAAGGGGGAGAGTGTCCCAAAGAAACGGGGTATAAATAGTATAAGCTCTATAGGTAGTAGAGCTAGTTATGAAAGTGTCAATAGCAATGCCACAGCGGATAGTTTTGATGTGCCGATATTTTCTACAGAGAATCAGGCCAGTTCTGTTGCACAAAATGATTCACCCGTTGCATCTGATACTAAGGATCAGACCATTCCAACCACTGATTGCCCGCCCAGTAATGATAATGAACTGAATGCAGACTCGACACTAAACAATGACCAACTTTCCGACGCAACTACGCCAAAGGCTGAAATTACAGAGGAAAAGCCAGAGGATGCACAAGATGAAAAACCATTAGTCCCTATTGTAGTTAAGCGACCTAGAGGTAGGCCAGCTAAGaagaaaattttgaatcCTGCAGTTGCACCTGTAGATGGCACTGGCCAGCCTGCTGAAGATGACGGAGTTCCAAAGGTTCCAaaaaaaagaagaagaacTAAAAAAGCAGACAAAGAAAGTAAATCTAGGACAGCAAAAGATAAAGTTGGTAGTACAGTTACACATAACAAGTATACTAGACACTCTGAGAGTTGTTACGCAGCGGAATTGAAACTGGCGATAGAGATGTCCATGAAGGAGATTGGTGAAGATGTAGATCAGAAACAGGACCATGATACATTAGCACAAGGTAGTTTGAGTTCAATGAAGCTTGTAAAGAGGGAAGCCGATGCCCATGCAGAAAGTGATGCGAGCAGTGTTTCTTCATCGTCAGACTCAAAAGACAGTGATTATACTAGCGTAAAAAAGCCAAAAATAAAGAAGCAAAGGGCTGTACGAACgaaggaaaagaaagagTCCAAAAGAAAAGGTTCTGCAGCCAAGGGTGGCAAGAGAGGTAAACGATCAAAGGATGCTGGCTCaaaatctggaaagaaATCTTCATCTACAACAACCACTTCTACTATagttccaaagaaggaatCCGCAGAGTACAATGAGAGCCAGCTTAAAATGTCCGCATTTGAAGAATATTTGGACATGAGCGAACGTTTTTATTGCGGAAAGCCTATATGCCAGAGTGACGAATCAAAGTCGAATGACTCACAGGAGGATGACGAGAACCTATTCAAGTTCGACTGTTCTAAATTGGCGATAAACTACAGGGTATCCTTCAACATTCTCAAGTCCGACTTTAGACAGCCGCAAATTGTTGACCTTTGGGGACCGAAGGAGATTGTACTTTTTGAGCTTGGATTATTTAAATACGGCAAGGAGTTTCACGAAATTCAGCGCGATATTCCGACGAAATCGGTGAAGGAGATTGTGGACATGTATTACCTCTGGAAGAAGACTAGCCGGTACCGCATCTGGAAGGCTAACAGATACTATTAGGTGTTTTTAATATATCATCAAACTTTtatttattttatattttgtggTTGGTTGAGGCCTCTGCCCTCGGTCACCCGGAATCCTCATTAtacatttccttttctgtACAATAAATGGATCGTTATAAACGCTGTGAGAATATTCTCACTCACGGCTTTGAGGTCCAATGCAACCAGAATTATCTCCGTCTGGAGGATAATTTTAGGGACGTTGCGTCCGTTTCCAAATCGTCGTCAAATTCTGTCCCAAATTTGACCGGATTGCTGGACAAACACAATGGTTTGCCATCTAAAATTGACGAAAGAGTGATTAATACATTGTCACGGTGTCTATTGCACTGTTGTTCGTTCTTTGATGGAAACGGAAGGTTGGACTCCTCTCCCATTGGCACAAACGGCCGCAAAGTTGGTCTATCGAATGTTATAGACCTTTTAAAGCATCGCAATGTGACAGTATTCGACGATATCGCCTGTTTatgtttgttttttttGTTAGACATGATATGCCATCTTGTAGGTCATCTTACGCGGTCCCAGGAACTCCTATTTAACAAGGACTCTAGTTCCAGATTCAATCAGTTTACAGATGGCTACTATGAACTTAATGCAGTACCCAGCGGTCCCCCGGTAGGATCACAAATGTATGATTCACACAGCGCTGGAAATGAAATGATACATAACTTCTTAAAGAATGTCAGAGGATACCTCAAAGTTGAAGCCAATTCATACCTCTTGAAGGATGTCAAAAGTTTTGATAAAGTTGTAGCTTCTCCGGCTTCAGATGAAGGCGAAAAGTTTAAGAACATCCAAATTCAGCATCTCTTGGGAGCACCCCTTATGGATATCGAAAACCTGGGATACAACTACTTTGATCCCTACTACAATTATAACAACGTTAGACAAAAGGGAAAAGAGCTAGTACACGATCGTGTTGGAGCAATGTACTCTCCATTGAATCCAAGATTGCCTGACGAAGGCACAACTTTCAGAATTGATACCGGATCTAGATCACTTCGACAGATTTACCGACCTCCAAAGGGTGGAACCGAAGGTGATTTTTCCAAGaagtttggaaaaattCCCGTAGCATTGTTTGCCAGGAATCCAAACTTCTCTAGCGAAGTTGTACTGCTCAACGATTCCGCAATTAGACAGTCCTCTAGTGATACTCCTGCAGAATACATTGTCTCTATAAGTAACACTGGTATAAAGATATACAACTGTGCGCTGTTTTCTGCGAATATAAGGTCTAATCCGCGGGAAAAACAAAACACCTTGAGAAAGtcattttatataaatgaaatTGTTAGAAACAATATGCTTGATAGACTTACCCTTAAATTACTACGCTTTGAAACAGCTAGAACAGATTCTGCAACTAAATGGAGAAGTAACATTGATGCTATAAacaaggtttgttttttacatattttaatgcattTTATAGTATCTCTCATCTCTAAGTTGGGGATGCTTGTGGCAGAATTGGCACTTCTTTAGAAGCTCTCTTGTTCCTGAAACAACATTCTTAGAAGCTGTCGAGGACTTTGACAAGTTATTGAGTGATGATGACGGTGTTTCAAAATTGCGTCTTCTTTGCTTCGAGTTTATTAGCGGAATAAAATCAGACTATGCCTCTGGAATAACGAACATTTCTGATTTCGTGAAAAATCTTGTTTCCAACTACTCCAACACAATAATATCTGGGTTTGACGATGAATTTAGCAAGTTAAGGATTAAGTTGGCCAACGAACTTGGGGCCTCTACACAGACTGAACCAAAAGTTAGCAAAAAGAGTTCTGCAAATACTGCACATCAAGATAGTCTTGAACCACAAAAGGttaatgatgaaaatgtacaGAGTATGCGTGATGAACATCTTCCCAAGTATTTTAGCTTTGCTAAAGATCCGTACGAATTAACAAGTTTAGACAAAATTATAGATTGCGGATTGTTGGACTCTTCTGATTTTTCCGGCGAACCATTCTTATCTTGCATGCAGGATACAACGCTTATTACTTCAAAGTTGAGGCGATCTTCTAAAACGGCGGTTAATGTATGCAAGATATGCGCCATGTCCCTGAAAAAGACAGATTCCGGAGAAACGAGCGAAAGAATTGCTAGATGCATAAAAATTCTGGACATTTTTGTGGTACTGCTACAAAAGTCTAGCAAACAATTCAAGAACTCCAATGATTTGAACACATTTATCAGCACATATCATAGGTTAGTTGTTCCATAATTAGATATAACATTTAGGGTTCCATTCGAATTGTCCATATGGATTTTGGGTCAATTTTATGTTAGAAAAGGGAATTCAGAGTTTATTCTCAACAGTACTGGTTGTAAGAAGCTAATGTGTCACCTTATGTGGCTCTGTATTTACACATGCAACTCGGAATGGAGTTATGACTTTTCGACACTATTGAATATAGATTTTAGGGGGATGATGTCTTTGAATCTTTTGTTCGACAGTTGTGTAGAATTGACCAGCTTGGTTCAAACTGGTGGAAAGAAGTCTAGGTCGTACAGACTTGAGGTACCCTTGGTAACTCCATCGTCATCGCAAATTGGTGATTTGGTTAGTGCACTTCGATCTAACAAACGTTCGAGACGTGAataatttgtaaaattaaTTATTTACGACAATAGTCTGTTGTCGGCTTGGTATAGTAACGGGTTGTATGGTTCCAGTGAATGAAAGGTCTGATGCTGTAAATATGTAGACCCCTGGTAGTGGTATTAAGGCAGAGAATGCGATATTTTGTGTTTCCCCTGGTTGAGTTGCTGGtattttcctctttgtTGTTCCTACAAAGAACCATTTGTGGCAGTCTTCTCTGGTGTTGAAAAGCGGAACCTTTGCATAGCATGATTCGAAAGCCTCTTTTGATATATTTGTGATTCCAAAATTTATGTTTACAACTAGTGGTTTTCCTTCCCACTGTATGACATTTAGATCTGCTTTTACATCTACAACAAGTTTGGCGTATGTTGGAATACTGATTGCTGGGTATTCAAAGCCGAATACATTACCAGAGTTCCATTTTACAACAAAGGAGGtgaatttatcattatatGGTAATAACGTACTTGTTGATGTTTTCTTTTTGATGACAATGGTTTTCTCTATATCTAATTTTGTGTTGAGTACTCGTACAGGTGAAATGACTGGTTCtaaaattttatcatcattgtAGAAAGTCAGACTAGTTATATCCTTATCAGAATGATTTTTAATATTACACTTTATAACTTTAGATAATGGATGGTCAGCGTTTGCAAGCACAACAACTCCGTCACTCAAAAGATAAAACTGTTTAAATACAACAATAGTTTCCACATTATCTCCTTCAGATGTTATAGACACGTGCCCACTAACACAACATATGTCAGAATCTCCAACCAGATTGGGAATCATAAAGAAAAACACTGAAGCCGTTTCATCAGGATTAAGGAGTGGGCCATCTCCGGATATTACTACATCAAATGTTTTTTCATCAAGAACATTTTCTCTAATCTTAATTGTATGTCCCTGTGTGACATTCCATAGCGATTTTGCGTTATTGGATACTATTCTGAATCCGATAGGGTACATTGGTAATTTGAAGATTCCAACACTTGTCATTTTAATTGTGATTGTGGATATAGGATAAGatcctttatttttaatattgAGTTCCGTAAAGACAAATTCCCCAGATATACACCTTACTATACATAATAACGGGTCATACTCTTCAAGAGGATCATTAGTTCTGACAAGTTGCTCAGAGTCCAGGGCTTCACAAAATTCTTTACCCTCGGACAATTTTATAgcctttaaaaattccttGTCATATATATCAAAATCTTCCCGTTTATCAAAACTCGTAAAATAATCAGATGGATTTCTTCTATAGAATTCTACAGATACTATGGGTTGCTTTTCCGATATTTTGAAATGTAGTCCATAATTTTTTCTTCTACCATTCAAATAGTCGCAAAGTGGCTGTGATTTTAAGACAGTGGTATCTGTCTTTATCGTAACTTTTCCACCAGAAAGATACAATGGTACCCAAAAGTTGGCACTACTAAAAAGTTTCCATCGTACACCCTTTATTACAAAAGATCCACACCTTGAGATTTTGAATTGCATATAAAGAATTTGCTTTTCAAGCTCTTTGAGATAGACAAACGCATATTCTTTGAGAGAGTCATCCGAAGAATATGATaaaacttgtactttttCCCACCAACTTTCTGATTCAGAGCCTATCAAAATGTAAAACTCATCACAATGTAGCGGAATATGTAGAGGATTTACAAACTCCAATTGTAGTAAAATGGGCGAATCCTTCCTAATTGTACGTGGTAAAGTGTTTTGTTTCGTACTTCTTTTGAAGCTTGCTCTATCTAGTGAGCGTGTAAAGTCTAGACAGagcttccattcttcatGCTCTGATGCTAGTTTTTCTATACATTTGTTCatatattcttcttcaagatAACGTTCATTGTAGCTAGTATAGTCATGATCTTTTGGGTTACCTAATACTCGAAGCAGTTTGAAAGAGAGTAAGAAACAGTTTCTTCCCGGAACACCCTCTCTGCTTTTGAGTAAAATCAGGGGAACACGAACAGGGAAAGGCAATGAACCATTTTGCTCAATTGATGGTACAATTGACCCTTCAATTGTAAGGCCTGGAAAAGCACTAGAGCTTGATGATATTCTTAACTTTGTCTTTGATTTCCCAGATGATACCATAAAAGATACTTTCATTAGACGTCTAAGGTATGATATTTCTCTGTCTCCGGCATATTGTTGcgattttaaagattctACCGACTGTATGTCACCAAAATGTTCGTAGTTTGCAAACAGTTTTGATTCACAAACATTTGAAAGACCATTCAGGGCATTTACAAAGTACTGAGCATTGTATCTTCCAAGAGCACCAAACAAATGCTCATAGGAAACATTCCATCCCTTTTCCTCATATTCTGGCACAGCCAATAAATAACATCTTTTAGAGAGATTATAAAGTCCCGCTTGATTGTACATATGTCCAGCCATCACCATCTGAAACATTCgtttcctcttcttttcagaATGAAGCGAACAAAGTTCTAGAGATAGAGCAGACCTCGCATGATCGGATTTTGTTTTCAATTCAAAAGACGCATTTTTAGTTGCAAATTTGGTTACTTCTGTATCGTCTTCAACAAACAAggaaaatatggaaataAGCAGAGATTCCCACTTTTTACCAAATTTAAGATAGAGAGAAGCCGCCTTGTCAAAATCAAAAATGATGTTATCTAAATCTCCATGATGACTTTCACCTTTAATTTGCTGTTTCATTCTCTTGTACTGTAATATTCCAGAATAAACATGAGCTAGTGCTTGTATATCATGGTCGGTATATGTGCGACACATGTTGCTGGTAACTGTCTGGAGCCCATGATGTAATTCTTCAGACATTAAAATATATAGAGTTCTCCTAGTTGATTCATCTGATTGGGGacttttggaagttttcTTTTTAATCTTTTCTACATCGGAATGGGTGTAATTGAGCTTTTCAAGACAATGTTTTACAAAATCTATCGTGAATTCGTGTAATTTAGAACCATTTTGACAAAGGGCATCTACATCAGAACATTCACTAGTGTCTAATATTAGAGATTTTGAAGCATTGGCTTGTATTTCCTTAAGTTTTTCAGGGTCTAAAGAATCTCCAATGAATAAGAGAGCGATAGGAAATGTCGGAGCATTCTGCAGAATAGAGGAAACTACTTCGCTATCATCAGGGTGTGCGATTAGAAATAGACCAGTGGTTTCCAAAGGCACATCATACTGAACATGGCGTGATACTCTGACCAACTTTACAAGTTGAACTGACCATTCTATAAACCATCTGGTAATTGGTGCATCAGACTCTAGGTCGTCCTCTTTGGGTTCATTAGCCACCAGAGCCTCAAGTAGATGATAATCGAAATCATTTTCCTTCAGCTTTGTGAGATGTTCATAATCTTCAAACGTGAATCCACTGGAGTTTTCATCTTTCAGCAATATTGAAGATAACACATCCACTGGTTGAAATAATCCACTTATCTTTTCCTTTGCATGGGATAACGTTCTAACAACTATAAAATTACCAGAAAAGTAGTGTATAAGCCTATCAAACTGCTCCTTACGGCTTTTTCTGTCCTGAGCCACGTTATATGCGGCCATTTATGTTATATAGCACACATTATAGTACAAACGTAAATAGACGATAAATATGTTTAAACTATGCCAAATTACAATTCATCAGTGATAATATCTTCTGTGACTGGTGAATCTTTGGGGTCGTATTCGTGGGTTTTGGGCTCATGGtcgtcatcatcttcatcttcgtcatcctcttcttcctcatcgCTCAGACTTTCAAACTGATCAAGGTTCAATGGTTCGCCTTCAGTTTGATGTTTAGATTCGTAGAGGTGTGTCTTGAGACTTTCCTTGACCTCATCATCAATCTCAACGTTATTGCTTTCAATAAGTCTTTCAATATCGAGTGTGCCTGGATCTTCTGgtttctcttcttcagtttcagattcttcaactTGCACGTCTTCAAGCTTGGAACTGGCATCCACTCCGAGGTTATGGTTGAGATACTTGTAAGCGGATTGGACAACGTTTTTGGGATTTTCCACTATAAATCCACTGGCAAGCTTTGCTGCATTGTATAATAGTAAGATAGAACGTTTAAGATCCGATGATTCAGGATCTTTGATAGCACGCTTCAAAAGCTCAATCATGATTGGATGATCTGGGTTAATTTCTAATATTCTAGAGTTGAACTTTGAGGCAACATCAAAACTATCCTCTTGCTTATGAACTACATAAGACTTTACAAGCTTTTCCATATGGGCCGTCATTCCCCATTCAGAAGCAACAACAGTGCAAGGATCATCCGTAAGACGCCTAGAGACTTTGACGTCCAAGAGTTCTGGAAGCATTTTCTTTGCAACCTTTGTAAGTGGCTTGTATTTCTTAatctttttcttttcctcctccttttcttcctccgtGAGATCAAATGATATTTCACCCTTTTGAATAGATTTGAACCTCTTACCCTCATAATCCATAAGCTGTGTTAGGCAGGATTCATCCATGGTATCCATCAAGAACAAGACATCCAAATCACGCTTTACAAAACCCTGCAAATGTGGAATGTTTTTAATCTCCTTGTATGAGTCTCCACTTGCATaataaatatccttttgaTTCTCAGGCATTTCGGCAATGTATTGTTCCAGCGTAATTTCAGTATCCTTGTGCTTTGAGGTCTTGTATTTCAGCAATTTTGCAATCTTCTTCCTATTAGCATCATCGTCATAACAACCAACCTTGAGTGCACCCTTAAATGAGCTATAgaatttatcaaactcTGTTGGTTGAGCGATTTTCTTTTCAATCtcctttttcttctcttcatCAGTCTCAGCTTCAAGTTCTTCCTTCAATGCCTTTTTAGATTTGTCACTCTTTTTCATCAAGTCCAAAAGAGTATCCAATACTGTACGAACAATCTTTTTTCCAATAACCTTGATCAATTTTGATTGCTGCAGATGCTCACGAGAAACATTGAGAGGGAAGGAATCACTATCTACTACACCATAAATAGAGAACAAATACCTAGGAATGAAGTCTGGAAGCTCTTCAGATACAAGTACTCTTCTGCTGTAAATTTTGACATTATGTTCTTTGGAGTTGCTGTCAAAATAGATATTTGCAGGACGTGCAGGTATGTACAAAAGAGCCTTGAAATCAACATCACCTTCGGCAGAAAAGTGAATGTGGGTCAAAGGATCTTCAGTATGTCCACTAATAGCCTTATAAAATGAAATGTACTCTTCTGGAGTAATTGTGGTCTTGTCCCTTGTCCAAATTGGAGGAACATCATTTACAACCGCCCAGTCGACTGAATCGCCATCCTTTGAAAGCTTATAGAGTTTGATTGGATGTTTGACAAATTGGCTGTACTTTTTAACTAAATCCTGGAGAACATCGGGCTTTAGATAATTTGTAGCATCTTCTCTGAGTTTAAGGGTGATTAAGGTACCGTGTGCGCCCAAAGTGTCGCCCTTGGGGTCTTCATAAAGTTCATAGTTTGCATCAGCGGATGACTTCCATACATATTGCTTATCAGTGGAATGCTTACTCTGCACAATAACAGTATCTGCAACAAGAAACGCAGAATAAAAACCAACACCAAATTGTCCAATTAAACTTGCATCTCCTTCACCTTTATTAAGTGCATCCAAAAAATTGGCGGTTCCGGATTTGGCAATGGTACCCAAGTTGTTAATCAAATCATGTTTGGTCATACCTATACCATTATCCATAATAGTCAAAATACGCTTATTTGGAATAGCACGGATCTTTATGTTCAACTCTTCACCCTTGTCTTCATAGTCATTTTGAAGTGCGAATATCTTGTATTTTTCAAGGGCATCAGCGGAGTTGGAGATGAGCTCACGCAAGAAAATCTCCTTGCTTGAATAGAGGGAATTTACGATAATATCGAGCAAACGAGTAATTTCTGCTTGATATTCGTGGTGTTCTCCCGTTTTAGAGAGTTTTGAGATATCATCTTCACTGAGTAGAACTGGATCCTCCGCTTGGTTCAGGAGTTCCTCTTCGCTCAATTTtacctcttcttccttttcttcagGTGTTTCAGTTACTTCAACATCAACATCTTCTTCGCATAATGTGTAGCGTACAAAAGATGGTGAGTATAGCACAAAGACAAAGAATATGTGCAACAGCGCAAGTTTGGTGACTTTCATATTTGGAAAGACCCTCGGACTGCAATTCTTCACAAACAAAAGTACTAGTAGACAAAATTATTTGTATTTGGCTCCTTTTTATTAAAGTGTGGCTGGGAGACCTCTGGGCAATCCACACAATTTACAGTATAGTGATGTCAACCGAACTTTAGCCACCACTGTACCCCTAGCGCTAGTTAGaaatttttaatttttaagTTTGTCTTTTGATTAATTAAATGTGTAGCCCTTAAAGATATGATTTCTTTGTGGGTTAGTTGCTGCGTTCGCTAAGAAGAATTGCCAACTATTCTGCAAATTTCTCAACAAGTAGACTACCAATAAGAAAAAGACATTAATTTATTACAACTGACTCATTGGCACATCTTCCTAGTCTATCCTGTGGGTGACACATTTGCCACTTTTTTCCATTGTGACAGATGTCTGCGAAAATCGCGCACAAATGTAGATAGAGTATATAACATAAGAATAATGGTTAATATACGTTGAATATCTCGTATTACAGGGTGTTAGAATCTCGAACGTATTTTGCGATGTCGTACCGTTTGGACTATTCCATTCGTAATTACGCTACGTAGTCTCCATAATGGCAAAATTAAACCTCAAATCTCAGTATTCATGCCATCAATCACACTGGCATTTCGTATATGGCATGGACATAGTCTGCCTGTTCTTTGATGTCTAGTGTGTTTGGGAGCATATGCAGATCCAAAAATGGCTGAAACATGTCTAAATACTTTTGAATCTGGGAGATGTCGGTTGAATGCCAtatgtttaaaatatgtTTGTCTATAATCTCATTGAGAGTTTTGAGACTGTCTACATCCATATGTGGAACAGTTCTAGGAGAATTCCactttaaatcttctaATATACAGTATAGAGCGCACTTGTGCATTTTCAGCCTATAATGCTCCTCCGTGTTTGGTTCTTGAGTTGACAAGGGAAATATGCTGGTTTCAATGAGAACGTTTTCTGAGCTAGCCTGGGACTGTAAAGCCGAAATATCATGTTTAAatagattcttcttcttttggatGTTTGTTATTCGACACGAAACAGCACGGTGATAGGCTTCCTCAAACCCTAGGGTAGAGGTACTGAAGTACTTGTGGCAGGTTTTGCCATTAGCTCTCCATGTAGCTATCCATGTCGCTTGTGTTTTCTCATAACAAACACCTACTATCTTTGGAAAGAGTTTCGACTTTTCAAATAACCTGGCTTTCTCTTCAGCCTTGGATgcttttcttccttcttcatctacGGGGTCatttctttttctttttttaCTCATTTAACCTGTAAACATCCTTTTACCTGTTTTCCAGGTGATTTTTATAAAGGCATGTGTATATGGTGACTGAAGGGAGACGTTAATCCAATATAGTGTCAATTTCTTCTGATTTTGGCACACCTTTTGCAAAATAATCTTCATAGCGCTAAATATGTGTACCAAATACGTTTTATTCCAGTAAATACTCTGTTTAATCGGTTTTTTGGATGGGTAATCGCATCGGCGTAGAGCTATCCAGAAACCATTTTAGCGGATACGAGGAGCTAAATGTGGTTATACTAGATGAAAATAACGAATCAAAGTTACACGTCCAGACATTATCCGAAAAATGTGCGAAGTTCATGGATGTAAGTATCCATACTTCGCTCACTGGGCATACTACAATGTACACACTGAAAATGGCGAATCCTGACTTTAAACTCTGCAATGACAAGGTTAGTTACCTTAATTAAAGATTAACCTTATCTAGTTCAAAGAATATTATGGTATAATCAAACAGATTTGCGTTTTTGGCGACTTAGCTTTGAGTGATTTCAAACTTGATCCAGAAACTAAAGTAGTAAAATACCGAGAAGATAGACTTAGCTTTCGTACAATAGATCTTTTAACAAGTTTGGATCGTTtgatatttacaaatgGTGATTCAAATGCCAATGATGAACATTCAGAATGTAATCTTAAGCTTAACTATCCTATCATCTTGGTGTTACTTGATTCCAGTGTAACTTACTACTTGGTAGATGATAGAGAGAAACAAGTCAAATTTTTGGGTAATTCACCCATTGGACCAGTTTCACTATTGTCACTCTTTAAACTATTCGCCAATAGAACAGGACAAAGTCAAAGGAACTTTAGTCTAGACTACATTATCGAATTGGCAAAATCGGGTACAAATACCAACTGTGACATGTTAGTTTCGGATATTTACGGAGATGCATATAAAGAAATGGGTTTGCCAGGAGACCTACTTGCATCTACGTTTGGAAAGTTGCAGTTCTCTGCATCTAACCAAGATAATTCAGTGCACAGAAATACTACTTTTGAGGACACCAAGGATGCAAATACATCCGGTAAACCTTTAGACGATATTAAAGAATCACCGGGAAGTACAGAAACAAACTTGCATGGAGATAGACACAACAATATAAAAGCGGAGGATTTTGCCAAATCATTAACACTCTTGCTAACGATTAACACAACTCATATCGCATATCTACATAGCCAAATCAACAACTCAACAAGGTATCTGTCT encodes the following:
- a CDS encoding heat shock family protein (encoded by transcript BEWA_041140A); its protein translation is MKVTKLALLHIFFVFVLYSPSFVRYTLCEEDVDVEVTETPEEKEEEVKLSEEELLNQAEDPVLLSEDDISKLSKTGEHHEYQAEITRLLDIIVNSLYSSKEIFLRELISNSADALEKYKIFALQNDYEDKGEELNIKIRAIPNKRILTIMDNGIGMTKHDLINNLGTIAKSGTANFLDALNKGEGDASLIGQFGVGFYSAFLVADTVIVQSKHSTDKQYVWKSSADANYELYEDPKGDTLGAHGTLITLKLREDATNYLKPDVLQDLVKKYSQFVKHPIKLYKLSKDGDSVDWAVVNDVPPIWTRDKTTITPEEYISFYKAISGHTEDPLTHIHFSAEGDVDFKALLYIPARPANIYFDSNSKEHNVKIYSRRVLVSEELPDFIPRYLFSIYGVVDSDSFPLNVSREHLQQSKLIKVIGKKIVRTVLDTLLDLMKKSDKSKKALKEELEAETDEEKKKEIEKKIAQPTEFDKFYSSFKGALKVGCYDDDANRKKIAKLLKYKTSKHKDTEITLEQYIAEMPENQKDIYYASGDSYKEIKNIPHLQGFVKRDLDVLFLMDTMDESCLTQLMDYEGKRFKSIQKGEISFDLTEEEKEEEKKKIKKYKPLTKVAKKMLPELLDVKVSRRLTDDPCTVVASEWGMTAHMEKLVKSYVVHKQEDSFDVASKFNSRILEINPDHPIMIELLKRAIKDPESSDLKRSILLLYNAAKLASGFIVENPKNVVQSAYKYLNHNLGVDASSKLEDVQVEESETEEEKPEDPGTLDIERLIESNNVEIDDEVKESLKTHLYESKHQTEGEPLNLDQFESLSDEEEEDDEDEDDDDHEPKTHEYDPKDSPVTEDIITDEL
- a CDS encoding conserved hypothetical protein (encoded by transcript BEWA_041150A) — encoded protein: MSKKRKRNDPVDEEGRKASKAEEKARLFEKSKLFPKIVGVCYEKTQATWIATWRANGKTCHKYFSTSTLGFEEAYHRAVSCRITNIQKKKNLFKHDISALQSQASSENVLIETSIFPLSTQEPNTEEHYRLKMHKCALYCILEDLKWNSPRTVPHMDVDSLKTLNEIIDKHILNIWHSTDISQIQKYLDMFQPFLDLHMLPNTLDIKEQADYVHAIYEMPV